The genomic segment TTCATCAGCGGCTTCACAACACTGCAGGCAGAGTGGTCCTTCAGGCAGTTCCAGCCCATGATGGGCAGGAGCCCATAGCAGATGGAGGCGCCCCAAGTCAGGATCAACATGATGTAAGTCCTGGTGACTGTCCTCTCCGAGTAGTAGGTCAGGGCATTGTAGAGAGACAGGTAGCGGTCAATGGTAATGGTCAGCAAGCTGCTGACGCTAGCTGTGAAGGAGGTGACCAGGAGCCCCACCGTGAGCAGGCTGACTGCCTCTGATGGGATGAAGTAGATGAAGGCAAAATGCAGGATCAGCCCCAAGCCAGCCAGGAGATCAGCTGTGGCCAAGCTGCCGATGAGGAGGAACATAGGAGCCCGGAAAGTTGGGGTGTAGAAGATCACCACCACCACGATGGCGTTCTCACAGGAGATGATGGTCCCCGAGATGCAGAGGGCAACATCCCATGGGTTCAAGGCAAGAGGTCGCACCACAGACTCCAGGTCCAAGGAGCTGCCACTCCCGTTCCTGGCCGCAAACCAGCCTTGCTGGACTCCAGTGGAGTTGTGGGGCCCTTCCTCCATCATGCTGCCGGAGGCCAACCTGCAGAAGTGGAAAGCAAGAGTGTCCCTCTGAGCACCCCACTGCTGACAACGGGCGCCTGCCTGAACCAGCCCAGAGCAGCAAGTCCCTGGAACCATCCTGGTCCCACGGTCCCAGGCACAGCCCTGTGCGCCTGTCTCCCCTGGGCTTCCTCCAAGAGTTGTCTCCACTCTGAGCTCAGAAGCCAGGCAGGACCAGAGTCAGTTTAACCTCCGTATGTTTACAGCATGCTCACTGTTTGCTCAGAGAGGGGATTTTTCTGGAcaaggggttttgtttttcttcctttgcaagcaaaaaaaaaaaaaaaaaagaaagaaagaagaaaggagaagcagctcagcCTATCTGCTCCTGCCTGCATCTGCTACCCTGGAGCTGCCCAGAAGGGGTTGTGCATTGCACAATTTTGATGGATAACTAGTCCAGAGCAGGACTGGCCTTGCCAccctcctgcagcagctctgggcagctcacCTCCCACCTGAGGACTTCAGCAGAGAAGTTGCAGGGGATAAAAAGCAGCAGGTGAAGAGGGCAggggggggaggcagagcccAGGCCAACTCATCACCTCTCCAGCACCGAGAGCTCAGCAGAGGCAGAGACACCTTCCCGGCCCTGCAGTGCATCCCCTGCCTGGGGGCTGCCTttcctgggtggggaggggatcGGGAAGGCAGTACAGCCCCTCggagtatggggggggggggctgctcctcTCCCCCGCTTTCCATAGCTCTGCTCTATGCCCAAGCAGCCTCGCCCCCtccccaatcccccccccccgcggtgccAGGCACTCACCTGCCGGGCTGctgcgccgcgggccgggctgcgctgggctCCCCGGCTGGGGGCCCGCTGCCATGGACGCCGCCGAGTTATAGTGACCgagccccgccggggggggcgggggggggagagacagAGGCCGGGGGTGACtcaccgccgcccccccccgccccgctctcccCGCTGTGACGTCAATAGCGCGCCGGAGCCAATCAGCGCCCCGCAAGGCagcgcgggcgcgcgcgcgccgcaTAGTAATCGCGCTGGGGATGGAGCAGCCCATTCATAAAAATAGCCCCCCCCTCTCTCCAcatacccccccaccccacaaccCTCACCCACTCGCCCCCATCCCAtccgcccccggctcccccaaCCCCGGCGGGCTGCCGGGCCCGGGCCCCCGCTGTGTACTTGCGGAGCCCTTGCAGGGCGGCGGTGCAGAGAGAAATGGGGGATCCCCCTTccgtccctccccccccccccgcctgtgCAGAGGCGGTTCGGTTCCGGGGCTCCGtgtgcagggggctgggggcggcaCCTGGGTGCTCCGTGGCTGCggagggggctgcagccccgcTCTGCAAAGccgcctcccttcctccctcccttcctcccctcccctcctgggACCTCTGCTTTCCGAGCTCCGCGAGGGGTCCCCGGGGCCCAGCTTTTCCGAGCGGGCCCTAAATAATTAATTCACCGCCAGGCGAGAGCCGGGAAAgtcggccccggccggcggggctgcgggaaGGGCGGCTGGCAGGGCTGCCTCCtccctggaggaggaagaggaggaggaggaggaggaggaaggaggggaggccaGCCCTAAGTGCAGCGGGAAGACGTGTGCGACTCCCCGGGACCCTTCCAGGAGTGCCCTGCGCTCCGGTTCCTCGAAGCCCGCGGCGGAAGCGGGCGCATTTAAGGGCATTTCAGTGCTTTCAGGCAAGCTGTCCCGCGCCGGGAGGGAGCGGGTttggccagccccggccccgggctggcAGCGCCCTTGCCCAGGCGCGGCAGGGCCcgtggtgggggggccggggagggggccgcggcggccggggagggggcccggcccggcccggcccggcccggcccggcccggctggcggCCGCCGGGAGCTGTTCGCAGTGCTGAAGCCCCGCCGCGACGGCGCGGCCCCGCCTGCAGGCTGCCCCCCCGAGCCTGGGGTCCCCTCCGGTTCTAGGGGTCCCCCCCGGTCCTGGGGGCTCCCCGGTCCCGGGAGCCCTCTTCCGGTCCCGGGAGCCTGGGGGCAGCGGGCTGCGGGCCGTGTCGGAGCTGGCCgactctcccccccacccccgcgctCTCCGACGGCTCCGGCCACGTCCCCGGAGTGGAGCCCCCCGGCTCTACCCCCGTCCCGGGCAGAAGGGTCCCACGGGAGCGTGTTCCCACGGAGGAACACCCTCACCCGCAGCCCCTGAGAAGGGCCACAGCGCACCGTGCGGCTGTAGGGccctgggagagccgtgtgtatgcacatatgtgtctctgtgtgtgtgcgtgtgtgtaaggtgggtgggtgtgtgtaaGGTGGGTGTATATGTGTGCATCGAGTGTGAGAGCGCAGTGCGAGCAGTGTGTGCGCAGGGCGCACGCAGCCTGCAGCGTGTGCAGTGCAGTGGATGCAGCGTGCCGTGCGCATGCAGCGTAGCGCACACCGTGTGCAGTTCGCGAGCGGCGCGGAGTGCGCGCCCTGTGCGCAGCGTGTTGTGTGGGCAATGCAGGCAGCATGTGCAGCGTGCGTGCAGCGTGTAGAGCATGCGGGCTGGGCAGCGTGGGTTGTGTGCGCAGCGCACAGTGCGTGCAGCGCGCCGTGTGTGGTGGGCAGGGCGTGCAGTGCGCAGGCAGTGTACAGCGCATGCAGGTGCCCGCCTGTCCTGCGCCGCGCATCGGCCCCGTGCGCGGCGTGTGTgcagcgggcgggcagcgggccgCCCCGGCTCGGCGTGCAGTGCGCACCCAGCCTGCGCTCGGAGCGCAGCGCCCGCGCTCCCTCGGCCCCGCTGTCCCCttgcagcgggccgggccgggggggagggcagcggggccgggccggcggcgggggccgggctgccccggggcggacccggccgaggcggggccgccgctgcccgccccccgccggggccgcctcccgcccggcgcggcgcgcatgtgcccgccggctccgctccgACCCGCGCCGCTGCGCTCCGCTGCGCTCTCCCGGGAGCTGCCAGCgcgccgcagcccgcgccgccccccctccctcccgccgggccgggccgagccgagccgagccgggccgggccgggctgggccatggccccgccgggcgcccgggcGCTGCTGTGCGCGCTGCTGTGCGCGCTGCCCTGCACGCTGCCGGCCGCGCAGGGGCCGGCTGCCACCCGCGCAGGTAGGGCCAGCCGGGCGGGGGGACACGCGCGCGTGGCCAGGCCGTGAGTCCCCGTGGCACACGGCGGGGAAAGGTGCGGGGAGTTTGCTCCTTTAGGGCAGCCTAACTTTTTTCCGGAGCGCGAGGGTGTGTAGGGGGGTGTTTTTCATCTCTTCCTGCCCCTCCCCAGCCTGGAGAGGTTTAGTGGGAACCCTGAGGCAAGGACACTCCGATTTGCTCGGCTGGCCCCAGTTTTGGAGACGGGAGCCCCGACCCGGTGCTGGCTCCCTGCGGCTGCCAAACTTGGCTGGGCGATGCGTTGGGAGCAGAGCCGGGCAGGGCCTGGCGGCTCGCTGTGGCCTGGCGGGTtgtggggaggcagcagggctccCCTGGCTGGTGGGGGACAGCGTGGTGCAGGAGCTGCCCTCCTCTCTTTAGAGCTGGGGAAGTCGTGTGCTTTGCGCCAGACTCGTTTCCGCGCGGAAACTTTCAGCCGGGCGCGGAGCGTGGTGCCCTGCCAGCTTGCAATCCTCCCGGACGATGTGCTTTAACTCTGAGCATGAATTATGCAAACCTCGGGCTTTCTtctgctccccttctcccatcCCCCCGCTGCTTCAAAGCCACCAAAGCATCACGGGAGGCATTTCCAGCCCAGACCTCTCGCGTTGCCCACCAGAGAGCCACGCGTGTTACCAGGCGCGTTGTGCTCCTGCCGtgcccgctcgccgccccgctGGAGCCTGGTGCTCAGGCGGGACAGGGCTGACCTCGGGCAGCCCTGTTTACCccgtttattttcctttccttccccacacCTGATGCCAGGAGCGGGAGTTGACGATGTTCTGCTCAAACGTCTGTTCTTGTGCCTGCCGCgataaaaataacttaaattaTAAACCTGCCTGAAACCCTGCGAACAAAGTCCTACTTTCCCATTGGTTCCCGGCAGGTCTCTAAAtgctggagggaggaaggcaggcgCGTACCCACCACGCCGTAGCCATGGCAATGGGTGCCGCAGCATCGCACTTTGTGCATTAAGGCAGTAGTTCAGTTGCCCCTTTGCTCTTGCTCCCGGGGCACGGATCATCTGGAGGAAAGAAAGAGCCTCTAGTTTCAGCCAAGAGGAGTTTTCGCAGCTGGGCCTGGCCTGGTTAGGGGAGACCCTATAGGGGAGGATGTGCTTGCAGGTGTGGGACCTGTGTGAGTTGGGCAGGACGGGAGGGCCCATGACTCCCCGCAGGGAGCCCGGTGCAGCCTCCCTCGCTGGCAGTCATTGCCTTAAATTAATGATGAGTGCATGCGTGGGGGAAGAGCTTGCAGCAGAGCGGCTCTGCGAACGCCCAAGTGACTCACCACCAGCGCTGGGGCAATTGCGCGCGGGAATGGGGGGACCCCGTGGGCCGGCCCatcggggcggggggcagaggcGCAGGGCGTGCGGTGACACTCGGGTAGCCTAGTCCTACTCCGACCTCTCGCCTGACTCCCACCTTGCTGGTGGGGTGACAGGTCAGACGCCGGCCGTGCCCTGACCTCACGTGTCCTCCGGCTTTCGCAGGAGCGTGCAGAGAGCTGGGATCCTGCGAGAAATGCCTCGAGGGCGCTGCCTCCCACAACGGCACGGGCTGCGTGTGGACGGGCTGCGGGACGCCCGAGCGACCAGGTGAGCGCAGGCTCTGCGCGCCACGGGGCTCCCTCTGGGCAGCTCTGCACTGCCGAAACCTGGAGGCAACTCCGTGCTCAGCCACCATGAGAAGGAGCAGCCGCAGGGCTGGTCTCCCAGAGCCCCCGGCGGTCACGGACCCGGTGCCGACCGAGGAAGAGGTTACCCAAAGCCGCCAATCTGGGCTTGGACCGTGCTGGGCTGAACAAGCTGCCCGGAGACTGTGCTCTTTTATTTAGCTGCCAAAATGAGCTCAGCACCCCCTGAAACCATGTGGCCTTCCCCGGggtgcccagccccagctgcttTCCACGGTCAAGGCCCTGTCTCGCCCTGTGGGGAGGCAGGGGATCCTGCAAGCCCTGACCTTTCAGCCCAGCCGCCTGCCAGCCTGGCGTGCTGGGGGTGTAGGATTTCGGCATCTGCTGCTTCCAGTCGCGCTGGGCTTGGGGTATTGCTGGAAACCCTCCACCTCTCGATCCGGGAGCACGGGGAGGAGTGGAGGGAGCCAGGGTGGAGAAGCGCTGGGCTATTGGAGAAAGTGGTTATTTAAAAAGCGCTGGTCCCGCAGGCTCTGGGGCTCTTTCCCGCGGTGGCACAGATGCGAGTCCCGGCTCGCAGCCCTGCTGATGTGCGCCCACCTCTGGGCGCTGGGGCCTGGTGGGTGACAGGGGTCCACGGGGGTCTGCGGGCGAGGGAAGGGCCGACGCTGCCGAAGACGCGCGTCCAGGGCAGGCCTGGGCTCGACGCCGTCGGAGGCTGCGCGTGCCAAGCTGCTGGGGACGCACCGGCCGTGCCGGGTGTCTCTGCGGGTTGGTTTGCTGGAGGTGCCTGGGGAAattgctgctgccttttcccgCAGAGCCGGGGAGCTGCGTGCCGAGAGAGGAGGCCGTGCGGGGGACGTGCACGCTCTACAACAGCACCGCGCTGTGTCAAGGTAACCCCGCTCGCCCTCCGCCAGAGCGGGCACCCTCCGGACCGCCGCAGGGGGATGCTGCAGCCATCGGGAGGAAATCCCAGCCATCAGGGCCAGCCCGCGGGCTGGACGCAGGGTGCTCGGGGTGCACGGCCCCATCAGCTGCACACACGAGCCAGTTTCCCAGGGGGAGGTGAATTCCCGTCTCCTAacaacccttttttccccccgcccTCTTCCTCTATCATCGCCACCTCTAGCACTGAAATCCCCCACCGAAGAGCCGCCGCGGTCACCTAGCAAGGAGCCGGCGACGCACTCCCCACGTGAGCCGGGGCGGGAGgtggcgtggggctgggggggccgggagggacggggagcCGCGCGCCCTGCTCGCAGGTCTCCTGGGGCAGAAGTGAGCAGTGACGGGTGGCATAGGGTAAGTCGCTTCCCTCCGCGCTTCGGTCCCCTTGGGACAGCTGAGCGGAGCCCCCTTCTCGGGGCTGCATCGAAAACGCGCCCACCGCTGGGGTGGGCGATGGGGGCTGCCCAGCGGGCTGGGTGATGGAGGGGGCTGAACGAGCCGGGGGAATCGCAGGGGGCATCTGCCAGCGGTGAAAGCTCTTCCTTGCTGGTGAGTCCATCCCGCTGCTGGGGATGGAGGGCAgctggagaagggggaggaagcgTGCGCGCGCAGGGAAAGAGCTTCTTCCAGGAAGCAGGAATTGGAGAGTGCTGGGCTAATTAAAACGAGTAACTGGATGCCGGAGCCCTGTGAATTATTGATCTGAGCGGGGCTCCTTTATCTGCACGGCCGCTGGCTCCTCGCCTGCTCGGTGCTTGTTCGTTCTGGCTGGGGTGCAGGAGGGGGCTGAGCCCATCCCTCCACCTGCAAGGCTTGCAGGGGACCCTAAATCCCCTCTCACCCCATCCTTGGCCCTTGGAGCGGGTACCGGACCCGCAGGGGTGCCGCTGCCCCTAGGTGCAGGGGCCCTGGTGCGGGTGGCGGAGCATCTCCTGTAACCCCCCCAcgtcctccctccccctgcaggGACCACCACCACCAGCGCCCCGTTGACAGGAAGCCCTGAGTTTCACCCACCTGGTTTCGACACGGCCAGCTTCATCGGCGGCATCGTGCTGGTGCTGAGCGTCCAAGCCGTGGTCTTCTTCATCATCAAGTTCATCAAGTCCAAGGACAGCACCTACCAAACGCTGTAAggctcccgctgccctccgccCCCAGGCCGCGgtggtgggtggggagggggctccAGGGTGACGCTGACATGTGCCTGGGCCAAAATCCATAAATCAGGGTCAGCCCTGGCGCGTGGGGCTCTGTCTCCCGTCTCCACTGTGTCCTGTCTTGCAGCTGAGTGTGTCCCCTGTGGCTGTTTGTGCCAGTCCGTCCTCTCCCGCCGGATTGGGGAGATGGAGAGGCTCTTCCCCCCGCTTTCCAAGCGGAGGATTAAACCCCTCTCCCTGTCGGTGTCTGGCCGGTCTCTGCCTCCTCGTCTGTGTCCTGCTGCCggctccctcctccagctgccacgggctccctgccccctccccaaatctgtCGCCCCGAGGCTGAGCCAAGCAGGGGCTGGTGCTGTTCGTGCCCGCTGTGCCCACGCGCCTCGTGGCCTTGCCGTGTCTAACGTCCGGGGGCCCTGCCCCATCTCTCTTTCCTTGCACGCTGCCAGAGAGGACAACCAGTAGGTGCTGGGTGCCGGCGAGAGGACGGGGAAGGGGCTGCCCCCTGCGCCCCGAGAGCTGAACCCTTTCCTCGCCCCTCCTCAGCAGGGAACGGCTCGTCCCCTCTTTCCTGATGTGCATGAAGGGGGCTTTTCTGCTGGTTTGCTCTTTTCCTGGGAGTAGTTACCCTGTGGAAGGCCACCCTCAGCGGGGGAAGGAACAGGAAGGGGGTGCCCCCCCGTTTTTTACCCCCCCTTCCATGCACTGAGCCCCAGCAGGATGGAGCTGATGCGTGGCCACTTGGCACAGCCGTGCCCCTGCTGCCACTGACCCACCGCTACCACCCTGGAGCCAGGAGATTTGGGGTTGCTCCTGCCACCGGCGAGGTCTGCGGGTTGCAGCCACGGGCTTTTCCTTCAGCACTTTGGCTCGAGCATCCAGCCCGTGTGCATTAACATCCTGCAGAGTCCCAGCCCCGTGCATCGCCCCACCTCCTTCCCCGCTCTCCCCCCtccgagcccccggcccccgtTTTCTCCCCTGGCAGCTCTGCCCCGTCCCCTCCGTgcccgcaggaggagcagagccagggcctCGCTGTGTGCTTTTGCTGTGCATCTGTGTTGCCGTGTGGTccggggggtccccagcccccctGTGTGTCGTTCTGGGTGGGGGGatgtgtgccgtgtgccgtggggTGAGACTTGTAGCTCGGGCTGCCCCAATTAAACTCTGCAAGGTGATGCCTGTGCAtccggccgcggcagccccggtGTCGCTGGAAGGGGTGTCGCAGCCCAGGGAGGTTCATGCACCCAGGGTGGGGGTGCATGAGGGGGTGCCTGGGTGTGGAAAACCTctgccccccatcccgtccccgcGGTAGCTCCCGTCTATGCACCATTTCCCAGGGCTGTCCCTTCCCCGTGGCAGCGTTACATGCCCGCCTGGGCTCCTGAGTGCTCCCCGTGCACCGCAGTGCAGTGCGATGCAGTGCGGGGTGGGTGcagggggctgccctgctgcacccATCCTCCCCACGGGCCAGCGGGTGCCCGGGCACCGCGGGGCAGAGCCTCCCGGGCCCGTTCTGCTACTCGCTCTCGTCTGTCTGCTGCTCTAGGATCTGAGGCCGGTGCCCACCTGGGGCTGGGGAAACGCTTCCCTGCTCCTCCGCGGGGCAGGCGGAGAAGAGGTCAGCGCTGCCGGCTGCCTTGCCCCCTGCTAGGATCGTCTCGACCCGGctgcagggcccctgcccacctCCCTCCCACACCACGACTATGCAAAGCGCTGCCCGCGGTGGCGGGGGAACGGGCTCacccgctccccttccctcctggggGCTGGTGCCGGGGGGACGGCGTGGGCTGGCTGCGGTCAGGGAGCGGGCGCTGCCCCGCGTGGCCGCTCTGCTCCTGGGTAATTGCACGGCTgccccctggggtgggggggacgtgtCACCCAGGCCTGAGCGCAGTTTGCCGCAAGGGTGGTGATGCTCCCCTGCACCCAGCGTAGCCGTGGTTGCACCCTCCAGCCTCTGCGGGAGCAGAGCAGGTTGGaggggtgcagctgggcacggcctggggtgctggggcagggggccccATCCAGCCCTGACTCCCAGCTGTGGGCTTTCCCCTCTCTTTTAGCCTGTCCCGCTCCCCTGGCCCTGCTTTGTGTGTGCTGGGAGGGGGCACAGGAGCCAGAGGGGGATCCAGGGCACCCTTGGGAGTCAGGGGACACTTggccagggctgggagcaggatgGCCGTGGCTTTCCCAGGAGCAGTTCGCCAGCCCAAGCCCCGGCCCCCCAACCCCACGGTGGGCAGAGCTGGAGCATCCTGCGGGGTGGAGCTGGCGCAGGGCGGGCGAAGACCCAGTAAAGGATTTTCCTCCGATCTCAGGTCTCCGTATCGTGGTTATGCATGCAGATAGCAGCCCCGAGCCACGCACACCCGCAGAGCCCGAGCGACAGGCCCTTCCTCGGGAAGGGCGCCCACAGGGACTTTGAGCTGTTTTGTTGCCTGCTGAAATTTTGGTTGCTGTAGTGCGTCATCTCTGGGATGGAGCAATAGGACAGTGTTCCCTCCTGTCCCAGGGGAACCACCAGCATCTCCCTGCTGGCAAGCATCACCCCTGGTCCCCGCGGTGTCCCCCATCGCAGCCCCTCCGCGGGCACGTGCTCCTTGCCTCCCCTCGGGGAGGCTGCAGCAAGCGGGTCGGAGCCGTGGGGCCGAGGCCGGAGGATTTCGGGAATTGTTGGGCTGGGCTCTGTGGCTCCGGAAGAGCGTGGGCGGCTCCCCCGGGCCCGCCTGGCTGGAAAGCTTTGCTCAGGCCCAGCTTTGAGGCTTCGTTCGCTGGCGGCCAAGCAACGTCATCCCGACAGCCCGGGGAAGGAGAgctgcgcggggccccgggccggcAGCCTCTGCCATGGTGCAGGGACAgctttggggagagcagggggttcGCGCGCGTGCAAGACTCAACCGAGCCTTCGCCAGCGGTGCGCTCGCACCTTCTCCCTGCACCACGCCAAGCCTCGGCAGTGAAAGCTTTGCTCCTCGCCGGGCTCAACGCCGCTCCTTGCAGCAGTCCCAGCTGGTGCTGGTGTGGCCGGCGCTGAGCCCCTGCAGCATGGAGTGATCCTGATGAGTCTGGCAGCTCTCGCTGCTGTCGAGCCAGCTAATTTTAACCCTGCTCCTTCCAGCTCACCCAGCTCTCGTCACCCCTGCATGAAAGGTCTCCCTGCATGAAAGGACTGTCTCTGTGCACTGAACTCCCCTGCACTCTCCTCCAAAGGGCTGAGTGCTGCTGGGGCCACCCGCTTGGGCTCCTGCACGTGGGGCTGAGCCGAGGCAAGGGCAGAGGGCACCCAGGGCCTGCAGGCAGGACCAGGAGCCGAGGACGCTCCTGAGGGCTGGGAGAGCAGGGCCAGCTGGATGCAGCTGCCAACACTCGGCTCCGCGGAAGAGGCCGTGTCCCCCCCAGGGATGCGGCTGACACAGCGGGGGTCAGCCGGCCGCGGGAAGGGCACAGCGGCTGTAGCCCCAGCCCCGGTCTGGGGCGTTCGAAGCGGGAGCAGAGCCCACGCCACTTTTGTGGGTGCTCAGAGCTGTCCTTGCTCCCTGAATGTCCTGCTCCAGAGAGCTCAAATTTCCATGGCTGGAAACAGGCCACGTTTGAAAATCCACACGGCTGTGGGTTTCCAAACCCTCCAGCCCCCATGGCGCTGCAGcctggcttccagctccccaCAGACGCAGGAGCTCAAGGGGGAGAAAAATCCCTGCGGCTACATCAGCTCCTGTAACGTCAGGCTTCCCCGCACCCCAGTGCCTTGAAGTGCTGGGAGCGGGGACAGCGAGGAGGGAAGCGCGTTCCCGTGGCGGCTGGAGAGGGGCCGGGCACACTGTGTTCGCAGCCGCCAGACCCTCAGGCTCTGCCTTTCCCAAAACTGCATCCTGGCAGAGCAGCGAGCCCGGACACGCAAGGGactggtgtccccagtgtccccgcAGGCATCTGGCgctccccttttcttcctcctctccaaaGCTGGCCCGGTCCCGGGATGGGAACAACGCCACGACGGCTCACCCAGCCTGGAGGTGCTGCGCGAACCTGTCCCCCGCGTGCAGCCATGCACCTGAGACTTTCCCAGCTGGGAAAAGCTTCCCCGTCCCACTGGATTTCTTCAGAGCCAGCTGGGTCTCAGCCAAGCCTGCGCCTCCCTTTAGCTCTGCTGGGACAGCTCCCTGACAAG from the Struthio camelus isolate bStrCam1 chromosome 23, bStrCam1.hap1, whole genome shotgun sequence genome contains:
- the GPR3 gene encoding G-protein coupled receptor 3, producing the protein MMEEGPHNSTGVQQGWFAARNGSGSSLDLESVVRPLALNPWDVALCISGTIISCENAIVVVVIFYTPTFRAPMFLLIGSLATADLLAGLGLILHFAFIYFIPSEAVSLLTVGLLVTSFTASVSSLLTITIDRYLSLYNALTYYSERTVTRTYIMLILTWGASICYGLLPIMGWNCLKDHSACSVVKPLMKNHLIILSVSFFMVFAVMLQLYMQICKIVCRHAHQIAVQRHFLASSHYVTTRKGIATLAVILGTFASCWLPFAIYCLLGDYSYPALYTYMTLLPATYNSMINPVIYAFRNQEIRKVLWTVCCGCFSSTMPFRSRSPSDV
- the CD164L2 gene encoding CD164 sialomucin-like 2 protein isoform X2, giving the protein MAPPGARALLCALLCALPCTLPAAQGPAATRAGACRELGSCEKCLEGAASHNGTGCVWTGCGTPERPEPGSCVPREEAVRGTCTLYNSTALCQALKSPTEEPPRSPSKEPATHSPRTTTTSAPLTGSPEFHPPGFDTASFIGGIVLVLSVQAVVFFIIKFIKSKDSTYQTLI
- the CD164L2 gene encoding CD164 sialomucin-like 2 protein isoform X3, giving the protein MAPPGARALLCALLCALPCTLPAAQGPAATRAGACRELGSCEKCLEGAASHNGTGCVWTGCGTPERPEPGSCVPREEAVRGTCTLYNSTALCQGTTTTSAPLTGSPEFHPPGFDTASFIGGIVLVLSVQAVVFFIIKFIKSKDSTYQTLEDNQ
- the CD164L2 gene encoding CD164 sialomucin-like 2 protein isoform X1, whose amino-acid sequence is MAPPGARALLCALLCALPCTLPAAQGPAATRAGACRELGSCEKCLEGAASHNGTGCVWTGCGTPERPEPGSCVPREEAVRGTCTLYNSTALCQALKSPTEEPPRSPSKEPATHSPRTTTTSAPLTGSPEFHPPGFDTASFIGGIVLVLSVQAVVFFIIKFIKSKDSTYQTLEDNQ